In one Chitinophaga sancti genomic region, the following are encoded:
- a CDS encoding RNA polymerase sigma factor yields MENYNLLSDKEFVERLRLGDHTAFKEVYKRYWPLFFMHAKRMLGDWEMAKDIVQDIFC; encoded by the coding sequence ATGGAGAATTACAATTTATTGTCTGATAAAGAATTTGTTGAAAGGCTCCGCCTGGGTGATCATACCGCTTTTAAAGAAGTTTATAAGCGATATTGGCCCTTGTTTTTTATGCATGCCAAACGCATGCTTGGAGACTGGGAAATGGCAAAAGATATCGTTCAGGATATTTTTTGCTGA
- a CDS encoding sigma factor-like helix-turn-helix DNA-binding protein produces the protein MIDLEVTSLPTKMRAVFQLSRYEDLSNKAIAETLNIAEGTVKKQVKNALTILRERLAAVSTLMVFIVWEIFS, from the coding sequence ATGATCGATCTGGAAGTTACCTCACTGCCAACCAAAATGCGTGCAGTATTTCAATTGAGCAGATATGAAGATCTTTCCAACAAGGCGATTGCAGAGACATTGAATATAGCAGAAGGCACGGTTAAAAAACAAGTAAAGAATGCGCTCACCATTCTGCGGGAACGACTTGCTGCGGTAAGTACCCTGATGGTGTTTATTGTCTGGGAGATCTTTTCATAA